One part of the Sphingobium yanoikuyae genome encodes these proteins:
- a CDS encoding CaiB/BaiF CoA transferase family protein, translated as MSGRALEGIKVLDLSRVLAGPWSTQILADFGADVIKIELPGHGDDTRAWGPPFLTGADGQPEIGTSAYYLSCNRNKRSAAINLATPQGAELIRRLAAEADILVENFKVGGLSKYGLDYASLKAINPRLVYCSITGFGQTGPYADRGGYDFVAQGMGGFMSITGEEDGGPLRAGVAMADLSTGMFATVSILAALRHAERTGEGQQIDVSLLDTQIAMLANQGMNWLVGGIVPGRLGNRHPTVVPYKTFEVADGMMIIAIGNDRQFRAFCTEMGHGELGTDPLYATSAQRLINRDAIEAKVQEIVRPFARDDLMARFVAAGVPAGPVNSIQDVFEDPFIDARQTVHRYRREEDGVEIPTVAYPGKLSTTPADYRHCPPRVGEHSREILGEWLGLDDGALDALTSDGAIAQRPVKERTQA; from the coding sequence ATGAGCGGCCGCGCCCTTGAAGGGATCAAGGTTCTAGACCTGTCGCGCGTGCTCGCGGGGCCATGGTCGACCCAGATACTCGCCGACTTCGGTGCCGACGTCATCAAGATCGAACTGCCCGGCCATGGCGACGATACCCGCGCCTGGGGCCCGCCCTTCCTGACCGGCGCCGATGGCCAGCCGGAAATCGGCACCAGCGCCTATTATCTGTCCTGCAATCGCAACAAGCGCTCCGCCGCGATCAACCTGGCGACGCCGCAGGGCGCCGAGCTGATCCGCCGGCTGGCGGCGGAAGCCGACATATTGGTCGAGAATTTCAAGGTCGGGGGCCTCAGCAAATATGGCCTCGACTATGCCAGCCTGAAGGCGATCAACCCGCGCCTCGTCTATTGCTCGATCACCGGCTTCGGCCAGACCGGCCCCTATGCCGACCGGGGCGGCTATGATTTCGTTGCCCAGGGCATGGGCGGCTTCATGAGCATCACCGGCGAAGAGGATGGCGGCCCGCTGCGCGCCGGCGTCGCCATGGCCGACCTGTCGACCGGCATGTTCGCGACAGTCTCCATCCTGGCCGCCCTGCGCCATGCCGAACGCACGGGCGAGGGGCAGCAGATCGACGTGTCGCTGCTCGATACCCAGATCGCGATGCTCGCCAATCAGGGGATGAACTGGCTGGTCGGCGGCATCGTGCCCGGACGCCTGGGCAATCGCCATCCCACCGTCGTCCCCTACAAGACGTTCGAGGTCGCCGACGGCATGATGATCATCGCGATCGGCAATGATCGCCAGTTCCGCGCCTTCTGCACGGAAATGGGCCATGGCGAGCTGGGCACCGATCCGCTCTACGCCACCAGCGCCCAGCGCCTCATCAACCGCGACGCGATCGAGGCGAAGGTGCAGGAGATCGTCCGCCCCTTCGCCCGCGACGACCTGATGGCGCGCTTCGTCGCTGCGGGCGTCCCCGCCGGCCCGGTCAACAGCATCCAGGATGTGTTCGAGGATCCGTTCATCGACGCCCGCCAGACCGTCCATCGCTATCGCCGGGAAGAGGATGGGGTCGAGATCCCGACCGTCGCCTATCCCGGCAAGCTGTCGACGACGCCGGCCGATTATCGTCACTGCCCACCGCGCGTGGGCGAACATAGCCGCGAAATATTGGGGGAATGGCTCGGCCTCGACGACGGCGCACTCGACGCGCTGACGAGCGACGGCGCGATCGCCCAACGCCCCGTGAAGGAGAGGACACAGGCATGA
- a CDS encoding c-type cytochrome, with amino-acid sequence MSMKHVSRVMMFAMAVAATGPALAQAGDATKGKAVFARCAVCHSVDPGVKKLGPSLSGVFGRTSGTVPGFTYSPAMQKAKIRWDAKSLDGFLAKPSAAVPGSRMVFAGLPNPADRANLLAYLAGATKK; translated from the coding sequence ATGTCGATGAAGCATGTTTCGCGCGTGATGATGTTCGCTATGGCGGTCGCGGCCACCGGCCCGGCGCTGGCCCAGGCTGGCGACGCGACCAAGGGCAAGGCGGTCTTCGCCCGCTGCGCCGTCTGCCACTCGGTCGATCCGGGCGTGAAGAAGCTTGGCCCTTCGCTCTCGGGCGTATTCGGGCGCACCTCGGGCACCGTCCCCGGCTTCACTTATTCCCCGGCGATGCAGAAGGCCAAGATCCGCTGGGATGCCAAGTCGCTCGACGGCTTCCTCGCCAAGCCCAGCGCTGCCGTCCCCGGCAGCCGCATGGTCTTTGCCGGCCTGCCCAACCCGGCGGATCGCGCCAACCTGCTCGCCTATCTCGCCGGCGCCACCAAGAAATAG
- a CDS encoding DMT family transporter, whose protein sequence is MADGEPMANHRFGPGGMALALLVNIMFALNVIAMKVVVDATAPLLSVALRMGTVFLICAPALRPLPGRTGWLMLYGFLNGGLFLLLLNLALFMATNVGALAIAGQLSVPFSLLLGALLLGERLNRRKIVGVLLAFAGVVALVFDPHILAEVPAVLVMASAAMVWGGATLVQRKLTGVSVMNGQAWNGLMGAAVLAPFALIFERPAIAGLAHVGWTPTGWFAFSCLGATVLGQGTLAWLLQRYPISTIMPLMLASPVMSTVFASLYFGTPITVGMIAGGTVALLGVTIIAFSPDRRPVD, encoded by the coding sequence ATGGCCGATGGCGAACCCATGGCGAACCATCGGTTCGGGCCGGGCGGCATGGCGCTGGCGTTGCTGGTGAACATCATGTTCGCGCTCAACGTGATCGCGATGAAAGTGGTGGTGGATGCGACCGCGCCGCTATTGTCGGTGGCGCTGCGGATGGGGACGGTGTTCCTGATCTGTGCGCCGGCGCTGCGTCCGCTGCCGGGCCGGACCGGTTGGCTGATGCTCTATGGCTTCCTCAATGGCGGTCTGTTCCTGCTGCTGCTGAACCTGGCTTTGTTCATGGCGACCAATGTCGGCGCGCTGGCGATTGCCGGGCAATTGAGCGTGCCCTTCTCGCTGTTGCTGGGCGCGCTGCTGCTGGGCGAAAGGCTCAACCGGCGCAAGATCGTCGGCGTGCTGCTGGCCTTTGCCGGGGTCGTGGCGCTGGTGTTCGACCCGCATATATTGGCGGAGGTGCCCGCCGTACTGGTGATGGCCAGCGCGGCGATGGTGTGGGGCGGCGCGACCCTGGTGCAGCGCAAGCTGACCGGGGTGAGCGTGATGAACGGCCAGGCGTGGAACGGACTGATGGGCGCAGCGGTGCTGGCGCCCTTTGCCCTGATTTTCGAGCGGCCGGCGATCGCGGGGCTGGCCCATGTCGGCTGGACACCGACCGGCTGGTTCGCCTTTTCCTGCCTGGGGGCGACGGTACTGGGACAGGGGACGCTCGCCTGGCTGCTGCAACGCTATCCGATCTCGACCATCATGCCGCTGATGCTGGCATCGCCGGTCATGTCGACGGTCTTTGCCTCGCTCTATTTCGGCACGCCGATCACGGTCGGCATGATTGCGGGTGGGACGGTGGCGCTGCTGGGCGTGACGATCATCGCCTTCTCGCCCGACCGCCGGCCGGTCGACTGA
- a CDS encoding acetyl-CoA C-acetyltransferase, producing MRRAAIVAPIRTAVGKYGGSLKSFSAGDLGAVIIKALMERTRIDPERIDDVVFSQGYGNGEAPCIGRWSALAAGLPESIPGVQLDRRCGSGLQAVIDAAMRIQTGAADIVVAGGVESMSNVEYYSMDHRWGARSGSTQFHDRLTRGRVMSQPIARYGIISGMIETANNLAKDYDISREACDEYAAMSHQRAAAAWAADKFDDELVPVAVPQRKGDPLIFAMDEGIRADATPESLALLKPIEKDGVVTAGNASQQNDAAAACLVVAEDKLEELGLEPMAWLHSWAAAGCDPSRMGIGPVPAVEKLFARNGLGWNDIDLVELNEAFAPQVLACLKGWNWDDRDKLNVNGSGISLGHPIGATGGRILANLLRELQRRDGRYGLETMCIGGGQGLAAIFERAV from the coding sequence ATGCGCAGAGCCGCCATCGTCGCCCCCATCCGCACCGCCGTCGGCAAATATGGCGGTTCTCTGAAATCCTTCAGCGCCGGCGATCTGGGCGCGGTCATCATCAAGGCTTTGATGGAGCGGACCAGGATCGATCCCGAACGGATCGACGATGTCGTCTTCTCCCAGGGCTATGGCAATGGCGAGGCACCCTGCATCGGTCGCTGGTCGGCGCTGGCCGCCGGCCTGCCCGAAAGCATTCCCGGCGTGCAGCTCGACCGGCGCTGCGGTTCGGGGCTTCAGGCGGTGATCGACGCGGCCATGCGCATCCAGACCGGCGCCGCCGACATCGTCGTCGCCGGCGGGGTGGAGAGCATGTCCAATGTCGAATATTATTCGATGGACCATCGCTGGGGCGCCCGCTCCGGATCGACCCAGTTCCACGACCGCCTGACCCGCGGCCGCGTCATGTCGCAGCCGATCGCCCGCTATGGCATCATCAGCGGCATGATCGAAACGGCGAACAATCTCGCCAAGGATTATGACATCAGCCGCGAGGCCTGCGACGAATATGCCGCGATGAGCCATCAGCGCGCCGCCGCGGCCTGGGCCGCCGACAAGTTCGACGACGAACTGGTCCCGGTCGCCGTGCCGCAGCGCAAGGGCGATCCGCTGATCTTCGCCATGGATGAGGGCATTCGTGCCGACGCCACACCGGAATCGCTCGCCCTGTTGAAGCCGATCGAGAAGGACGGCGTGGTCACCGCCGGCAATGCCAGCCAGCAGAATGACGCCGCCGCCGCCTGCCTGGTGGTCGCGGAGGACAAGCTGGAAGAACTGGGCCTTGAACCCATGGCCTGGCTGCACAGCTGGGCGGCGGCGGGCTGCGATCCCTCGCGCATGGGCATTGGTCCGGTGCCGGCGGTCGAAAAGCTGTTCGCCCGCAATGGCCTTGGCTGGAACGACATCGATCTGGTCGAACTCAACGAAGCCTTTGCGCCGCAGGTGCTGGCCTGCCTCAAGGGCTGGAACTGGGACGATCGCGACAAGCTTAACGTCAATGGATCGGGCATTTCGCTCGGCCATCCGATCGGCGCGACCGGCGGACGCATCCTCGCCAATCTGCTGCGCGAACTGCAGCGGCGCGACGGCCGCTATGGCCTGGAAACCATGTGCATTGGCGGCGGTCAGGGCCTGGCCGCCATCTTCGAGCGGGCGGTCTGA
- a CDS encoding acyl-CoA dehydrogenase family protein translates to MDAETFDLFRTTVRRFVSEKLIPAEDAVEEADAVPETIIQQMRDMGLFGLSVPEEFGGIGCTMAEEAAIIREITRASVVFRSVIGTTVGIGSQGIVMDGTEEQKREWLPKFATGEAIASFGLTEPEAGSDAGSLRTVAIRDGDTYRITGTKRYITNAPRASVFTLMARTEPDVKGAAGISAFILPADTPGISFGKPDKKMGQKGSITTDVILDDVVVPAANIIGGVPGRGFKTAMKVLDRGRIHIAAVALGMCQRLIDMALQYAMERKQFGQRIADFQLVQAMLADMKVDMLTTEALMQSVAAKFDAGEPVSLECAALKYYASEAVGRIADRAVQIYGGAGYMAEYKVERFYRDVRLLRIYEGTSQIQQTIIAKQMIRQAEAAA, encoded by the coding sequence ATGGACGCCGAGACGTTCGACCTGTTCCGCACCACCGTCCGCCGCTTCGTCAGCGAAAAGCTGATCCCAGCCGAGGACGCCGTCGAGGAAGCGGACGCCGTTCCCGAAACCATCATCCAGCAGATGCGCGACATGGGCCTGTTCGGCCTGTCCGTGCCGGAGGAATTTGGCGGCATCGGCTGCACCATGGCGGAGGAAGCGGCGATCATCCGCGAGATCACCCGCGCCTCGGTCGTCTTCCGCTCGGTCATCGGCACCACTGTCGGTATCGGCAGCCAGGGCATCGTCATGGACGGGACCGAGGAACAGAAGCGCGAATGGCTGCCCAAATTCGCCACCGGTGAAGCCATCGCCAGCTTCGGCCTGACCGAGCCGGAGGCCGGGTCCGACGCCGGTTCGCTCCGCACCGTCGCCATCCGCGACGGCGACACTTACCGCATCACCGGCACCAAGCGCTATATCACCAATGCGCCGCGCGCCAGCGTCTTCACCCTGATGGCCCGGACCGAACCGGACGTGAAGGGCGCAGCCGGCATTTCCGCCTTCATCCTGCCCGCAGACACGCCCGGCATCAGCTTCGGCAAGCCGGACAAGAAAATGGGGCAGAAGGGATCGATCACCACCGATGTGATCCTGGATGACGTCGTCGTGCCGGCCGCCAACATTATCGGCGGTGTCCCCGGTCGCGGCTTCAAGACCGCGATGAAGGTGCTGGATCGCGGCCGCATCCATATCGCCGCGGTCGCGCTCGGCATGTGCCAGCGGCTGATCGATATGGCCCTGCAATATGCAATGGAGCGCAAGCAGTTCGGCCAGCGCATCGCCGATTTCCAGTTGGTCCAGGCAATGCTCGCCGACATGAAGGTCGACATGCTGACCACCGAGGCGCTGATGCAGTCGGTCGCCGCCAAGTTCGACGCCGGCGAGCCGGTCAGCCTGGAATGCGCCGCGCTCAAATATTATGCCTCCGAAGCCGTCGGCCGGATCGCCGACCGCGCCGTCCAGATCTATGGCGGCGCCGGCTATATGGCCGAGTATAAGGTCGAGCGCTTCTATCGCGATGTCCGGCTGCTGCGCATCTATGAGGGCACCAGCCAGATCCAGCAGACCATCATCGCCAAGCAGATGATCCGCCAGGCCGAAGCGGCCGCCTGA
- a CDS encoding HTD2 family dehydratase yields MTLSPSDIAHWQTWVGRTESRTEMLDREALRRFAAAIGEPLDVEAVQPSLAHWAFFLPVAAADQIGPDGHPKRGGFLPPISLPRRMFAAAEMQFHAPLMLDWEATRTSTVLDIAHKSGRSGELLLVKVGHSIVQADRERVSEVQTIVYRDTGAPTPAIVPAAFDDAPDDVNWAPSSVDLFRFSAVTFNSHRIHYDLPYATGEEGYPGLVIHGPFTAARLFGHARRGGRSPTRFAFRAVAPVFAGQPVLLREDEAGRCRAIRCDGSDAMVADIGY; encoded by the coding sequence ATGACCCTTTCCCCATCCGATATCGCCCATTGGCAGACATGGGTCGGCAGGACAGAGAGCCGGACCGAAATGCTCGACCGGGAAGCGCTGCGCCGCTTCGCCGCCGCCATCGGCGAACCGCTCGATGTCGAGGCGGTCCAGCCCTCGCTGGCCCATTGGGCCTTTTTCCTGCCGGTTGCCGCCGCCGACCAGATCGGCCCGGACGGCCATCCCAAGCGCGGCGGTTTCCTGCCGCCGATCAGCCTGCCGCGCCGCATGTTCGCCGCCGCCGAGATGCAGTTTCATGCCCCGCTGATGCTCGACTGGGAAGCGACCCGCACCTCGACCGTGCTGGACATCGCCCACAAGAGCGGCCGCAGTGGCGAGCTTCTCCTGGTGAAGGTCGGCCACAGCATCGTCCAGGCCGATCGCGAACGGGTGAGCGAGGTGCAGACCATCGTCTATCGCGACACCGGCGCACCGACGCCCGCGATCGTCCCCGCCGCCTTTGACGACGCCCCCGATGATGTGAACTGGGCGCCAAGCAGCGTCGACCTGTTCCGTTTTTCGGCCGTCACCTTCAACAGCCATCGCATCCATTATGACCTGCCCTATGCGACCGGCGAGGAAGGCTATCCCGGCCTGGTGATCCACGGCCCCTTCACCGCCGCCAGATTGTTCGGCCATGCCCGGCGCGGCGGCCGCAGCCCGACCCGCTTCGCCTTCCGCGCGGTCGCGCCGGTCTTCGCCGGTCAGCCCGTATTGCTGCGCGAGGATGAAGCCGGCCGCTGCCGTGCGATCCGCTGCGACGGCAGCGACGCGATGGTCGCCGACATCGGATATTGA